A single genomic interval of Lathyrus oleraceus cultivar Zhongwan6 chromosome 7, CAAS_Psat_ZW6_1.0, whole genome shotgun sequence harbors:
- the LOC127104083 gene encoding probable F-box protein At4g22060, whose amino-acid sequence MAFLSRAPYVILPSLNQETYYENDDDNNNVHSNILVLCNNKCYKWNTIFNSHEGAWCVGSSNNFLIFLDNKGCPFLLNPTSNTSIHVPPFTTSFIQHTNVPSYFYYVESLRKTFVSKAVLMSSPSPSQYTLAIMYDCSCRIAFCSNNASWVDLYDAKRFYSDIVFDNNILYALDEDGSIEGWDFLHQKVPRKILEVNYPTKDFDKEKDIKFPVDKFSTKFYLVISKRDFLLIERFIGNFVQANGEVVYEGSNLSDEVEICPYRTKHFNVYKLDLVKRKWEKVKSLDGQVVFVGANESKLMDAFKCKNEGNSIYFSDDRWEEMNLDYSYGGHDWGVFNLQDSSVKLLAPYANKMDPPPIWMVPYSN is encoded by the coding sequence ATGGCTTTCCTCTCAAGAGCTCCTTATGTTATCCTTCCTTCTCTCAACCAAGAAACTTACTATGAAAACGACGACGACAACAACAACGTTCATAGTAACATTCTTGTTCTCTGCAACAACAAATGCTACAAGTGGAACACTATCTTCAACTCTCATGAAGGTGCTTGGTGTGTAGGCTCTTCAAACAATTTCTTAATATTTCTTGACAACAAAGGTTGTCCTTTTCTTCTAAATCCAACTTCTAACACTTCTATTCATGTTCCACCTTTTACCACATCATTCATTCAACATACAAATGTTCCTTCTTATTTCTATTATGTTGAATCTCTTCGCAAAACCTTTGTATCCAAAGCGGTGTTGATGTCTTCTCCATCTCCTTCACAATACACCCTTGCCATCATGTATGATTGCTCATGCAGGATTGCTTTTTGCAGTAATAATGCTTCGTGGGTTGATCTCTATGACGCGAAGCGATTTTATTCTGATATTGTGTTTGATAATAACATTCTTTATGCTCTGGATGAAGATGGATCTATTGAAGGATGGGATTTTCTTCATCAGAAGGTTCCAAGAAAGATTTTGGAAGTTAATTATCCAACCAAGGATTTCGATAAGGAAAAAGATATAAAATTTCCGGTTGATAAGTTTTCAACTAAATTTTATTTGGTGATATCCAAGAGGGATTTCTTGTTGATAGAAAGGTTCATTGGTAATTTCGTTCAAGCTAATGGTGAAGTAGTTTATGAAGGAAGCAATCTATCAGATGAGGTTGAAATTTGTCCTTATAGAACAAAGCATTTTAATGTGTACAAACTTGACTTGGTGAAGAGAAAGTGGGAAAAGGTGAAGTCTTTAGATGGTCAAGTTGTGTTTGTAGGTGCTAACGAGTCAAAGTTAATGGATGCTTTCAAATGTAAGAATGAAGGAAATTCAATTTACTTTAGTGATGATAGATGGGAAGAGATGAACTTAGACTATTCATATGGTGGACATGATTGGGGTGTTTTCAATCTTCAAGATTCAAGTGTTAAGCTCTTAGCTCCTTATGCAAATAAGATGGATCCACCACCTATTTGGATGGTTCCATATTCCAATtaa
- the LOC127101551 gene encoding external alternative NAD(P)H-ubiquinone oxidoreductase B1, mitochondrial, whose product MTIGSFFMKASRALTTHPFSSNFLLLCTISGGGVVALSESQSEPERPIVEDNEPRKKKVLVLGTGWAATSFLKGLDASLYDVQVVSPRNYFAFTPLLPSVTCGTVEARSIVEPVRNIIKKRKGEIKFWEAECVKIDAAGKKVFCRSNIENLVGSGEFSLDYDFLVVSVGAQVNTFNTPGVKENCHFLKDVEDAQKIRLSVIDCLEKAVLPSLSEEEQRSNLHFVIVGGGPTGVEFAAELHDFIQEDLIKLYPTVKDKVKITLIQSGDHILNMFDERISLFAEQKFTRDGIEVQTGCRVLSVNDKEITMKVKSTGAICSMPHGLIIWSTGISTLPVIKNFMEEIGQTKRHVLATDEWLRVNGCEDVFAIGDCSSIKQRKVMDDILDIFKAADKNNSGTLTVEEFKEVMDDIILRYPQVEYYLQKKHILDLRVLWNDAEGNERKEIDIEGFKLALSVADSQVKTLPATAQVAAQQGAYLASCFNRNDQCEEHPEGPRRFTESGHHRFRPFRYKHFGQFAPLGGEQAAAELPGDWVSIGHSTQWLWYSVYASKQVSWRTRYLVVSDWTRRFVFGRDSSRV is encoded by the exons ATGACGATTGGTTCCTTCTTCATGAAAGCCTCCAGGGCTCTCACAACTCACCCTTTCTCCTCTAACTTTCTTCTTCTCTGTACTATCAG CGGTGGAGGTGTGGTGGCACTCTCAGAATCCCAATCAGAACCTGAACGTCCTATTGTTGAAGATAATGAGCCCCGCAAAAAGAAAGTACTTGTCCTTGGAACTGGATGGGCTGCTACCAGTTTCCTTAAGGGTTTGGATGCATCCTTATATGATGTTCAGGTTGTTTCTCCTCGTAACTACTTTGCGTTTACTCCTTTATTACCAAGTGTCACTTGTGGGACAGTTGAAGCTCGGAGCATCGTAGAACCCGTCCGAAACATCATTAAAAAG AGAAAAGGAGAAATCAAATTTTGGGAGGCAGAATGTGTCAAGATTGATGCTGCAGGCAAAAAGGTTTTTTGTCGGTCTAATATTGAAAATTTAGTGGGAAGTGGTGAGTTTTCTCTGGACTACGACTTCTTGGTTGTATCGGTAGGAGCACAAGTAAATACTTTTAATACCCCGGGTGTCAAGGAGAATTGTCATTTTCTGAAG GATGTCGAGGATGCTCAGAAGATCAGACTGTCTGTAATAGATTGTCTTGAGAAGGCTGTTCTTCCCAGTCTATCTGAAGAGGAGCAAAGGTCAAATCTTCATTTTGTAATCGTTGGCGGAGGTCCTACTGGTGTTGAATTTGCTGCAGAGCTTCATGATTTTATCCAAGAAGATTTGATTAAATTATATCCAACTGTTAAAGATAAAGTGAAGATAACGTTAATTCAATCCGGAGATCACATTCTGAACAT GTTTGATGAAAGAATAAGTTTATTTGCTGAGCAGAAGTTTACGAGAGATGGCATAGAGGTTCAAACTGGATGCCGGGTTTTGAGTGTTAATGACAAGGAAATTACAATGAAAGTGAAATCAACCGGAGCGATTTGCTCTATGCCTCATGGATTGATTATCTGGTCCACTGGCATTTCTACTCTTCCTGTTATAAAGAACTTTATGGAAGAAATCGGTCAG ACCAAAAGGCACGTACTAGCAACGGACGAATGGTTGAGAGTAAATGGGTGTGAAGATGTATTCGCCATTGGTGATTGCTCATCAATAAAGCAACGTAAAGTCATG GATGATATCTTGGACATATTTAAGGCCGCAGACAAAAATAACTCCGGGACCTTAACCGTAGAAGAATTCAAAGAAGTGATGGATGACATAATCTTAAGATATCCTCAGGTTGAATACTATCTTCAGAAGAAACATATACTTGATTTGAGGGTCCTGTGGAACGACGCGGAAGGAAATGAAAGAAAAGAAATAGACATAGAAGGGTTTAAGCTTGCCCTTTCTGTTGCAGATTCACAAGTGAAGACTCTTCCAGCAACTGCACAG GTTGCTGCGCAACAAGGTGCATATCTAGCTAGTTGCTTTAACCGCAATGATCAATGTGAAGAGCATCCTGAAGGACCTCGACGATTTACAGAATCTGGACATCATCGGTTTCGTCCCTTCCG GTATAAGCATTTTGGGCAATTTGCTCCACTGGGTGGGGAGCAGGCAGCAGCAGAACTTCCTGGAGACTGGGTTTCCATTGGCCACAGCACTCAATGGCTTTGGTATTCTGTATATGCAAG CAAGCAAGTGAGCTGGCGCACACGGTATTTGGTTGTGTCCGATTGGACTAGAAGATTCGTATTTGGGAGGGATTCAAGTCGAGTTTAA